In the Geobacter sp. FeAm09 genome, one interval contains:
- the cysN gene encoding sulfate adenylyltransferase subunit CysN, translating to MAHQSDLIEKDILAYLKSQEEKSLLRFITCGSVDDGKSTLIGRLLWDSKMVFEDQLAALEADSKKVGTQGGAIDYALLLDGLQAEREQGITIDVAYRYFSTDRRKFIVADTPGHEQYTRNMVTGASTAQVAVILVDARKGLLTQTRRHSYLVSLVGIRHIVLAVNKMDLIDFDRERFTAILDDYRQFAAPLGFDSITAIPISALNGDNIIEASANTPWYQGPTLMNYLETVRIEGEDREKPFRLPVQWVNRPHLDFRGFCGTIAAGTVRPGDEVRVASSGRTSRVARIVTMDGDLPEATAGQAVTLTLADEIDISRGDILSVPDAPPLQTRFLEAHLVWLHDEQLHPGQSYLIKTACAVIPGRVTSLRHAVDVNTLEQKQTTTLRLNEIGVGLLELDRPAAFDPYRQNRATGNFIVIDRYTNATVAAGMVIAAAPEILQPQELVAGDLPKPAAAGAATRRIDLGASFINGDEGNLVDLTEEPEQIEFAVAPAFLDALAQGNRVLFRLRSPEQLPPVALLAYEHSLQCTFSRAGDRINLVLFSGPAITVPRDGEADTGL from the coding sequence ATGGCACACCAATCGGATCTGATCGAAAAGGATATCCTCGCCTACCTCAAGAGCCAGGAAGAAAAATCCCTGCTCCGCTTCATCACCTGCGGCAGCGTGGACGACGGCAAGAGCACCCTCATCGGCCGTCTTTTGTGGGACTCCAAGATGGTGTTCGAGGACCAGTTGGCGGCCCTGGAGGCGGACAGCAAGAAGGTCGGCACCCAGGGGGGCGCCATCGACTACGCCCTCCTCCTGGATGGCTTGCAGGCGGAGCGGGAACAGGGGATCACCATCGACGTGGCCTACCGGTACTTCTCCACCGACCGGCGCAAGTTCATCGTCGCCGACACCCCGGGCCACGAGCAGTACACCCGCAACATGGTCACCGGCGCCTCCACCGCCCAGGTGGCGGTGATCCTGGTGGACGCCCGCAAGGGGCTTTTGACCCAGACCAGGCGCCACAGCTACCTGGTGTCCCTGGTGGGCATCCGCCACATCGTGCTGGCGGTGAACAAGATGGACCTGATCGATTTCGACCGGGAGCGTTTCACCGCCATCCTGGACGACTACCGGCAGTTCGCCGCCCCGCTCGGTTTCGATTCCATAACGGCCATCCCCATCTCGGCCCTGAACGGCGACAACATCATCGAGGCGAGTGCCAACACCCCCTGGTACCAGGGCCCCACCCTGATGAACTATCTGGAGACCGTCCGGATCGAGGGGGAGGACCGGGAAAAACCGTTTCGCTTGCCGGTGCAGTGGGTGAACCGCCCCCACCTGGATTTCCGCGGCTTCTGCGGCACCATTGCCGCCGGTACGGTTCGTCCGGGCGACGAGGTGCGGGTCGCCTCGTCGGGACGCACCAGCCGGGTGGCCCGCATCGTCACCATGGACGGCGACCTGCCCGAGGCCACCGCCGGGCAGGCGGTGACCCTGACCCTGGCGGACGAGATCGACATCAGCCGGGGGGACATCCTGTCAGTTCCCGACGCCCCGCCGCTCCAGACCCGTTTTCTGGAGGCCCACCTGGTGTGGCTCCATGACGAACAGTTGCATCCGGGGCAGAGCTATCTGATCAAGACCGCCTGCGCCGTGATCCCCGGCCGCGTCACCAGCCTGCGCCACGCGGTGGACGTCAACACCCTGGAACAGAAGCAGACCACGACGCTCAGGCTCAACGAGATCGGTGTCGGACTCCTGGAACTGGACCGTCCGGCGGCCTTCGACCCGTACCGGCAGAACCGTGCAACCGGCAATTTCATCGTCATCGACCGCTACACCAACGCCACCGTGGCGGCGGGCATGGTCATCGCGGCGGCGCCGGAGATCCTGCAACCCCAAGAGCTGGTGGCGGGAGACCTCCCGAAGCCTGCCGCCGCAGGCGCCGCCACCCGGCGGATCGACCTGGGGGCCAGCTTCATCAACGGCGACGAGGGGAATCTGGTGGATCTCACGGAAGAGCCGGAGCAGATCGAATTCGCCGTTGCCCCGGCCTTTCTCGACGCCCTGGCGCAGGGGAACCGGGTGCTCTTCCGCCTGCGCAGCCCCGAACAGCTCCCGCCGGTGGCCCTTCTGGCCTACGAGCACAGCCTCCAGTGCACCTTCAGCCGGGCGGGCGACCGGATAAACCTGGTCCTCTTCAGCGGTCCGGCCATCACGGTGCCCCGGGACGGGGAAGCCGACACCGGCCTCTGA
- the cysD gene encoding sulfate adenylyltransferase subunit CysD — MSKNLTHLQQLEAESIHIIREVVAEFANPVMLYSIGKDSAVMLHLARKAFYPAPPPFPLLHVDTTWKFREMIRFRDRMAAECGLELIVHVNEDGVRRGVSPFTHGSALYTDVMKTEGLKQALDRYKFDAAFGGARRDEEKSRAKERIFSFRSSNHRWDPKNQRPELWNLYNTRIKPGESIRVFPLSNWTELDVWQYIHLEQIPIVPLYYAAVRPVVERDGMLIMVDDDRLELKPGEVVQHKSVRFRTLGCYPLTGAVESTADTLPAIIQEMLLTRTSERQGRLIDHDQAGSMEKKKQEGYF; from the coding sequence ATGAGCAAAAACTTGACCCATTTACAGCAGCTCGAAGCCGAAAGCATCCACATCATCCGCGAGGTCGTGGCCGAATTCGCCAACCCGGTGATGCTCTACTCCATCGGCAAGGATTCGGCGGTCATGCTGCACCTGGCCCGCAAGGCCTTTTACCCGGCCCCGCCGCCGTTTCCCCTCCTGCACGTGGACACCACCTGGAAGTTCCGGGAGATGATCCGCTTCCGGGACCGCATGGCGGCCGAATGCGGCCTGGAGTTGATCGTACACGTCAACGAGGACGGGGTGCGCCGGGGTGTTTCCCCCTTTACCCACGGCTCGGCGCTCTACACCGACGTCATGAAGACCGAGGGGCTGAAGCAGGCCCTGGACCGCTACAAGTTCGACGCCGCCTTTGGCGGCGCCCGCCGGGACGAGGAGAAGTCCCGGGCCAAGGAGCGGATCTTCTCCTTCAGGAGCAGCAACCATCGCTGGGACCCCAAGAACCAGCGCCCGGAGCTGTGGAACCTGTACAACACTCGCATCAAGCCGGGCGAGAGCATCCGCGTCTTTCCCCTCTCCAACTGGACCGAGCTGGACGTGTGGCAGTACATCCACCTGGAGCAGATCCCGATCGTGCCGCTCTACTATGCCGCCGTGCGGCCGGTGGTAGAGCGGGACGGCATGCTCATCATGGTGGACGACGATCGCCTGGAACTCAAGCCGGGGGAAGTCGTGCAGCACAAATCGGTACGCTTCCGCACCCTGGGGTGCTATCCCCTGACCGGGGCCGTGGAATCCACCGCCGACACCCTGCCGGCAATCATCCAGGAGATGCTCCTCACCCGCACCTCGGAGCGTCAGGGGCGCCTGATCGACCACGACCAGGCAGGGTCCATGGAGAAAAAGAAACAAGAGGGGTATTTCTAA